From Xenopus tropicalis strain Nigerian chromosome 3, UCB_Xtro_10.0, whole genome shotgun sequence, the proteins below share one genomic window:
- the LOC116409809 gene encoding histone H1B-like isoform X1: protein MQLSQSADRVDSIKGEQESAAGIFLFSEKNGRRFAMAEAAETAPAPPPAEPAAKKKKQSKKAAGATKSKKPSGPSVSELIVKAVSASKERSGVSLAALKKALAAGGYDVEKNNSRLKLALKGLVSKETLVQVKGSGASGSFKLNKKQLQSKEKAAPAAAKAKKPAAKKAAKSPKKPKKVSAAAKSPKKVVKKAAKAAKSPKKVAKKAAKAAKSPIKPKAAKAKKVAKSPAKKSVKPKAAKSPAKAKAAKPKVAKAKKAAPKKK from the coding sequence ATGcaactgagccaatcagcagacagAGTAGATTCTATAAAAGGAGAACAGGAAAGCGCGGCTGGGATATTTCTATTTTCTGAAAAGAACGGTAGAAGATTTGCAATGGCTGAAGCAGCTGAGACGGCGCCTGCTCCTCCCCCGGCTGAACCCGCAGCCAAGAAGAAGAAACAGAGCAAGAAAGCAGCGGGGGCCACTAAATCCAAGAAGCCATCTGGGCCCAGTGTGTCCGAACTGATAGTCAAAGCCGTATCCGCTTCCAAGGAGCGCAGCGGGGTGTCCCTGGCAGCTCTGAAGAAGGCTCTGGCTGCAGGAGGTTACGATGTGGAGAAGAATAACAGCCGCCTCAAGCTGGCTCTCAAGGGCTTGGTCAGTAAGGAGACCCTTGTCCAAGTGAAAGGGAGCGGAGCCTCCGGGTCCTTCAAGCTCAACAAGAAGCAGCTGCAGAGTAAGGAGAAGGCGGCACCGGCAGCAGCCAAAGCCAAGAAACCGGCAGCAAAGAAGGCAGCCAAGTCCCCGAAGAAGCCCAAGAAGGTGTCCGCAGCCGCCAAGAGCCCAAAGAAGGTGGTGAAGAAAGCAGCAAAGGCAGCGAAGAGCCCAAAGAAGGTGGCGAAGAAAGCAGCAAAGGCAGCGAAGAGCCCCATAAAGCCTAAAGCTGCCAAAGCCAAGAAAGTGGCCAAGAGCCCCGCAAAAAAGAGCGTGAAGCCCAAAGCTGCCAAAAGCCCCGCAAAGGCCAAAGCAGCCAAACCCAAAGTGGCTAAAGCAAAGAAAGCCGCCCCTAAGAAGAAATAA
- the LOC116409809 gene encoding histone H1B-like isoform X2 has product MQLSQSADRVDSIKGEQESAAGIFLFSEKNGRRFAMAEAAETAPAPPPAEPAAKKKKQSKKAAGATKSKKPSGPSVSELIVKAVSASKERSGVSLAALKKALAAGGYDVEKNNSRLKLALKGLVSKETLVQVKGSGASGSFKLNKKQLQSKEKAAPAAAKAKKPAAKKAAKSPKKPKKVSAAAKSPKKVVKKAAKAAKSPIKPKAAKAKKVAKSPAKKSVKPKAAKSPAKAKAAKPKVAKAKKAAPKKK; this is encoded by the exons ATGcaactgagccaatcagcagacagAGTAGATTCTATAAAAGGAGAACAGGAAAGCGCGGCTGGGATATTTCTATTTTCTGAAAAGAACGGTAGAAGATTTGCAATGGCTGAAGCAGCTGAGACGGCGCCTGCTCCTCCCCCGGCTGAACCCGCAGCCAAGAAGAAGAAACAGAGCAAGAAAGCAGCGGGGGCCACTAAATCCAAGAAGCCATCTGGGCCCAGTGTGTCCGAACTGATAGTCAAAGCCGTATCCGCTTCCAAGGAGCGCAGCGGGGTGTCCCTGGCAGCTCTGAAGAAGGCTCTGGCTGCAGGAGGTTACGATGTGGAGAAGAATAACAGCCGCCTCAAGCTGGCTCTCAAGGGCTTGGTCAGTAAGGAGACCCTTGTCCAAGTGAAAGGGAGCGGAGCCTCCGGGTCCTTCAAGCTCAACAAGAAGCAGCTGCAGAGTAAGGAGAAGGCGGCACCGGCAGCAGCCAAAGCCAAGAAACCGGCAGCAAAGAAGGCAGCCAAGTCCCCGAAGAAGCCCAAGAAGGTGTCCGCAGCCGCCAAGAGCCCAAAGAAGGTGGTGAAGAAAGCAGCAAAG GCAGCGAAGAGCCCCATAAAGCCTAAAGCTGCCAAAGCCAAGAAAGTGGCCAAGAGCCCCGCAAAAAAGAGCGTGAAGCCCAAAGCTGCCAAAAGCCCCGCAAAGGCCAAAGCAGCCAAACCCAAAGTGGCTAAAGCAAAGAAAGCCGCCCCTAAGAAGAAATAA
- the LOC101732638 gene encoding histone H4: protein MSGRGKGGKGLGKGGAKRHRKVLRDNIQGITKPAIRRLARRGGVKRISGLIYEETRGVLKVFLENVIRDAVTYTEHAKRKTVTAMDVVYALKRQGRTLYGFGG, encoded by the coding sequence ATGTCTGGCAGAGGCAAGGGCGGTAAGGGCctggggaaaggaggcgccaagcgccacaggaaggtgctgcgggataacatccaggggatcaccaagcccgccatccgccgcctggcacgcagagggggagtcaagcgcatctccGGCCTCATttatgaggagactcggggggtgCTGAAAGTTTTCCTGGAGAACGTTATCCGGGACGCtgtcacctacaccgagcacgccaagaggaagactGTTACCGCTATGGATGTGGTGTAtgctctcaagcgccagggccgcactctctacggaTTCGGGGGTTAA